The sequence below is a genomic window from Bacteroidales bacterium.
AAATAAAATAGAGATATTTCAAAGTGCTGATAATAAAACAGAAATTAAAGTTAAGTTTGAGCAAGAATCCGTTTGGCTTAATCGGCATCAATTAGCTGTTCTTTTTAACAGAGATATTAAAACCATCGGCAAACATATTAATAATGTGTTTAAAGAAGGTGAGTTGGAAGAAACTTCAACTGTCGCAAATTTTGCGACAGTTCAAAAAGAAGGCAACAGAACGGTTGAGAGACAAATAGAACACTACAACCTTGATGTTATAATTTCAGTAGGTTATCGAGTAAAGTCATTACAAGGAACTCTATTCCGTCAATGGGCAACTAAAAGATTAAAAGATTTTCTTGTTAAGGGCTATGCTGTAAACGAAAAACGATTAGAGCAAAAAAATCAAGAAGTATTCCATCTTAAAGCAGGAATTCAGATATTAAGCCGTGCCATTGAATCAAGAAACGAAAGTAAAGAAAGTGAAATTCTGAATATTTTTGCAAAAGGCTTAAAGTTGCTTGATGATTACGACCATGAAGAGTTAGACAAAAGAGGGAATACGGAACAAAAAACATTTTTCCCTGAATATGATGATTATATCTATTTTATTGAAGAAATGTATTCTGATTTTGAAAGCGATGTTTTTGCAAAACCGAAAGATGACAGTTTTCACAGTTCTATAAATCAGATAAAACAAACTTTCAGCGGCATAGAACTATATCCTTCTATTCAAGAAAAAGCAGCAAACTTGCTTTATTTTATTGTAAAGAACCATTCATTTGTTGACGGCAACAAACGCATAGCAGCAGCATGTTTCATCTATTTTTTAGATAAGAATAAAGCCCTTATGAATAAAAATCGTGAAACAATAATAAGTAACGAAGCATTAGCTGCATTAACACTGTTTATTGCTACAAGCAAAAGTGATGAAGTGAACATTGTTAAACGGCTCGTTGTCAGTATATTAAACCGAAATAAAGAATAACTCAAAAATATTTCCTAAAAATAGAACAGCAGAATTCAAAGCAATTTTAAATGACAAATTAGAAAAAGAAGTCGGACACAATTCATTAAGAAGTAAATTTAGAAATATTACAAAGCAAATGTTACAAAACAAAAAGATACTTTCAGAAATAGTAGAAATTATTTCAAGTGCAAGAAATAGTGCAATACGAAGCGTCAATCATGAACGAACATTAATGTATTGGCATATCGGCAAGAGAATTTTTGAAGAAGAACAACAAGGTGAGGATAGAGCAACTTATGGAGAATATTTAATAAAATATTTATCAGAAAATTTGCAAGCTGAATACGGAAGTGGTTTTTCATACAGACAACTTAATTGGTACAGGCAATTTTATAAAACTTTCCCAATTGTGTCCGCACTGCGGACGCAATTGAACTGGACACAATATAAACATCTGTTAAGTATTAACAATGAGAATAAAAGAGAGTTCTACATTGCAGAAAGTGTAAAAAACAATTGGAGTTCAAGACAATTAGAAAGGCAAATAAACAGTAATCTTTTTGAACGTTTATTAATGAGCAATGATAAAGAAAGTGTTCTTGCAGTTGCAAGAAATGAAAAGTTGCCGGTTGATGCAAAAGAAATTATAAAAGACCCGATGACATTAGAATTTATAAATTTAAAACCTAATGCTTCTTATTATGAAAAAGACCTTGAACAAGCAATAATAACACATCTGCAAGATTTTTTACTTGAATTGGGAAACGGCTTTTCCTTTGTTGCTCGCCAAAAACGTTTGCATATTGAAGGAGATGATTTTTTTGTTGATTTAGTTTTCTATAATCGTTTATTGCAATGCTTTGTTGTAATAGAAATAAAAACACAAAAACTAACGCATCAAGATTTAGGACAATTACAAATGTATGTAAATTATTATGACAGAATTGAAAAAATGCCGAAAGAAAATCCGACAATAGGAATTTTATTGTGTGCAGATAAAAATGATGCAGTAGTAAAATTTTCATTACCGGAAAACGAAAAACAAATACTTGCAAGCAAATATGAATTGTATTTGCCGAGTGAAAAACAACTTTTAGCTGAACTGAATAAAAAAATAAAAATAAATAAAGATTAAATGTATATTTTCAGTGATTTAGATTTTGTTGAACAATTAGGCTCCGGAATGCATCGTATTTTAAATGCTTACGATAAAAACATTTTCAAAATCAGTGAAAATTTCTTGGAAATTTGCTTTCCGTTCAGTCAAGATTATTTGGATACAAGACACTACACAAGATAAGGCTGTCATAAATAATGAGTTAGAAGAAAACACCATACAAGTTACCACACAAGTTAAAAGTTTGATTTTGTATTTAACGGAGTAACAGATATTATGCAAGGGTTAAAACTAAAAAATAGGGCATATTTCCAAAAAGAATACATTAAACCGGCAGTAGAAAAAAGTTTAATCGAAATGACAATTCCCGATAAACCAAACACCTCCGTTCTGACGAGACTCCTGCCTCATTCGTAATATCTTGCCTTTTAAGGGGTAGTATTAAAATACGGGGTTTGCCGCAGTCCTGCTTCGTTAGTTTCGTTTCGGAACATACTGCCGAAGACGGTAAAAATTACAAAACAAAATTTTAAGCTCATTATTAAACATACACGTTTTATTTTTCTTAAATGTATGATTATAAAAGAGTGTAGCCTTGACTTACAGATTTTTGGTATATACAAAATTGTTTTGGCAAGTATTTTTTTATAAAACCACAATTTTTTTATAGTTTTGAAGTTAATGCTTTATATTCTTAAAGTATCGAAACTACCTGCCTATCGTCAGACAGGCAAACAAGAAATTTATCAACACAAAAAACATTAAAGAATATTATTGTTAAACAGACAGTATATAATGAAAAACGAATACCGGATTGATACAAAAAATAAAATAATAACAGAAACGTGGGGCAAAAAGGCTTCTCTTGATGATTATTTGTTATTAAAGAAAGCGGAATTATCTGATCCGCTTTATAATCCAAATTTTGATGTTATTAACGATTTACGTGAAGTTGACATAAAATATAATGAGTATGCTCTCAATCAAATCATTAAATTTTTTCTTGATAATATTGACAAAATCGGAAAAAGAAAAAGTGCATTAATTACAAAAAATCCTGACCAAGTTGCCGGTTCTGTTATGTTCGGAATTAAAAGTAAATCTTTACCTATAAATGTTAGGGTATTCTCAACACCGGAAGCTGCTCTTAAATGGATTTCAGAAAAATAATAATCTAATAAACAAATTTTCGGCAATTGCTCTCCTGAAATCATATCAACAATTCAAGTTGTTCCGATTAAGATTATTAATTATTTAACCAATTTTTAAATTCATTTGAGCGTTTATGACTTATATAAATATCTTCCTGTACTTCCGGTGTTAATTCAATTTTAATTCTGCTTTTTGCTATTCTATACATGCTTTTTATAGAACTGATACTAATTATATATTTTCTGTTTATTCGAAGAAATTTATCAGGAGAGAGTAATGTTTCCAATTCGTTAAGAGAATAATCCAATGCTGAATTAATATCATCTTTTGTTTTCAAAAAAACATTCTTCTCAAAAATATAGAAATATGCAATGTCATCAACATCAAAAACTTTAATTTTATTTCCGACAGATGTAACAAATCTTTTCTTGTATTTATGTTGATTGTTTTCAATGCTTTCAATTAAAGATGCGAAATTAAATTCTTCGTGTTTCTTTGTTTTAAATAATCGCTTATATTTATTTATGCTTTGTGTTAATTTTTCAATATCAACTGGCTTTAAAATATAATCAACACTGTTTAGTTTAAAAGCTTTTACTGCATATTGATCGTATGCTGTAATAAAGATAACCGGGGTAAGTACCTCAATTTTTTCAAATATTTTAAAACATAAACCGTCTGATAAATGAATATCTAAAAAAATTAAATCGACTTCGATATTTTGGAGCCGGTTGATTGTATCCCGTATTGTTCCGATTTTTTCAACTACGTTTATTGTATTGTCAATTTTATATAACAAACTTTGAAGATTATCGGCAACAAGTTTTTCGTCTTCAACAATTAGTACATTCATACTTTGTTTTTTAAAATCGGTATTTCAGCAATAAATTCTTTATCCTTTTCGTAAAATAAAGGTTTTAAATCAGATATAAGTCTGTATCTTTCTGTAAGGTTTTTTAATCCTACATTAAAGGATTCTCCTTCATTATCAATTCGTTGTATGTTATTTTTAACTGTAATATACTCATCTGTATTACTTATTTCTACGAATAAAGGATATTTATCTGATATTTCGTTATGTTTTATGGCGTTTTCAATTATAATTTGAATCGAAAAAGGCAACACATTATATCCTGAAACTTTTTCTCTTATGTTGTTCGTAATTTTTAAATTATTACTGTATCTCATTTTTTGCAGAAAAATATACGAGTTTACAAAATCTATTTCTTCTTTTAGTTCCACAATATTTTCATCTCTGAATTCTAAAGTATATCTGAAAATATCAGACAGTTTATTTACAAAAATTACAGCTTTTTCGGGTTCAACCGGAATTATTGAAGACAATATACTTAAACTGTTAAATAAAAAATGAGGATTCAGTTGATTTTTTAATACATCTAATTGTGATTGAATATTTTCTTTTTCAAGTTTTGCTGATAAAACAAGTGATTCTTTCCATTTATTAAAAATAAAAATCCCTTCGTGTATTGATGTTGTAAAAAATGATACTAAAACTACAGCAACATGTACACCTGTCATATTTTGCCAATAGTTATCGGACAAACGACTGAAAGACAAGTGTATCAGATACAGCAAAGCAATTATAAAAACTGACAATACTGATAAATAAAGAAAATTAACTGCGATATGAATAAATATATTTTTCTCGAACGGGAACTTATGCCATATATAAGAAACGACTCTAATACTTCCTTCCCAAAAGACAAAAGTCATAATTACCGAAATAACAATCCAAAGCAATAAACCTTTTATGTCCGATTTATCGTAAAAAATAACAGGCATAATAATTCCGATAAAGAATATGCTTATCAGACGTATTAAATTGTCACTCAATTTTATTTTTGTGCTTTTCAAAACTGTATTTTATATGACATTACAGGGAAAAAACCTGTTTGATAACTTGTTACTGTTTCATTGCTGCCCGAATCATAGTTTTGTGAAAAAACATTTTTATGATCGGTAATATTCATTATTTCAACAGAAAATGTTTGATTTAATTTTGCTGAATTTTTATTAAACGAAATTTTAAAATCCAATCTGAAAAAATTATCATATTTATTTATATACGCATTATCATAATCGTATTCTGTATATCCGGATAATTCAGAAGCATCAAAATTTACAGGAATATAACGTCTTCCTCCGGCAAAAACATTTCTTAAATTAATGCTCAAAGTGTTATTGTGTTTACCAAGCTGTACATTATATCCGCATAAAGCATTTATAACAAAATTACCGTTAAAAGCAGAATTTCGTTCTATATTATCACTTCCTTTATACTTTGACTCAAAAATAGAACTTGTAAGAAGAAAATAATAATTTTTATTCAAAAACTTTTCTATTGTCAGTTCTATTCCGTAATTTTTTCCTGTTCCTTCATTAACCAAACTATCAATTTTTTCACTATAAAAATCAGCACCGTAATTTATCATTGAAAAATATGATTCTTTTTGTTCAACCGGAATATTATACAGATATTGATAATATGTTTCAATTTTTAATCTTAAATTTTTTGTCGGTAAATAATCATATCCTAAAACAATTTGATGACTTTTTGAAAATCCCATATCTTGATTTGTTTTAACATAATTAAAAGCTGCAGAATCAATCAGAGTTTCTGTAAAATAATTTATTCTTGCTTGTAATTGCGAATGCATTCCGTATCCTAAACTCAAAGATTGTTTTTCCGTAAGTTCTTTTTTTATACTTACTCTGGGTTCTATAGAATAGTCTCCGTTCAAATTAAATTGTTGAAAATGTATTCCTCCTGAAAATGTAAAATTATCTGAAAATTTATAAAGCCATTTCAAATAAGATTGAAATAATCCGAGTTGTCCTTTAGTATTTGTCAAATTTATAAAATTATCAATATCCGATTCATAATATTCATCAAAATAACTGATTTCATATATATCGTATAATAATCCGAGATATAAATTATTTTTCACATTGAGTTTTTTCGTCAACCTTCCTGAAAAAGAGTATTTTAC
It includes:
- a CDS encoding LytTR family DNA-binding domain-containing protein produces the protein MNVLIVEDEKLVADNLQSLLYKIDNTINVVEKIGTIRDTINRLQNIEVDLIFLDIHLSDGLCFKIFEKIEVLTPVIFITAYDQYAVKAFKLNSVDYILKPVDIEKLTQSINKYKRLFKTKKHEEFNFASLIESIENNQHKYKKRFVTSVGNKIKVFDVDDIAYFYIFEKNVFLKTKDDINSALDYSLNELETLLSPDKFLRINRKYIISISSIKSMYRIAKSRIKIELTPEVQEDIYISHKRSNEFKNWLNN
- a CDS encoding histidine kinase, translating into MSDNLIRLISIFFIGIIMPVIFYDKSDIKGLLLWIVISVIMTFVFWEGSIRVVSYIWHKFPFEKNIFIHIAVNFLYLSVLSVFIIALLYLIHLSFSRLSDNYWQNMTGVHVAVVLVSFFTTSIHEGIFIFNKWKESLVLSAKLEKENIQSQLDVLKNQLNPHFLFNSLSILSSIIPVEPEKAVIFVNKLSDIFRYTLEFRDENIVELKEEIDFVNSYIFLQKMRYSNNLKITNNIREKVSGYNVLPFSIQIIIENAIKHNEISDKYPLFVEISNTDEYITVKNNIQRIDNEGESFNVGLKNLTERYRLISDLKPLFYEKDKEFIAEIPILKNKV
- a CDS encoding virulence RhuM family protein, whose translation is MTLQNYNENKEQNKIEIFQSADNKTEIKVKFEQESVWLNRHQLAVLFNRDIKTIGKHINNVFKEGELEETSTVANFATVQKEGNRTVERQIEHYNLDVIISVGYRVKSLQGTLFRQWATKRLKDFLVKGYAVNEKRLEQKNQEVFHLKAGIQILSRAIESRNESKESEILNIFAKGLKLLDDYDHEELDKRGNTEQKTFFPEYDDYIYFIEEMYSDFESDVFAKPKDDSFHSSINQIKQTFSGIELYPSIQEKAANLLYFIVKNHSFVDGNKRIAAACFIYFLDKNKALMNKNRETIISNEALAALTLFIATSKSDEVNIVKRLVVSILNRNKE
- a CDS encoding PDDEXK nuclease domain-containing protein; protein product: MLQNKKILSEIVEIISSARNSAIRSVNHERTLMYWHIGKRIFEEEQQGEDRATYGEYLIKYLSENLQAEYGSGFSYRQLNWYRQFYKTFPIVSALRTQLNWTQYKHLLSINNENKREFYIAESVKNNWSSRQLERQINSNLFERLLMSNDKESVLAVARNEKLPVDAKEIIKDPMTLEFINLKPNASYYEKDLEQAIITHLQDFLLELGNGFSFVARQKRLHIEGDDFFVDLVFYNRLLQCFVVIEIKTQKLTHQDLGQLQMYVNYYDRIEKMPKENPTIGILLCADKNDAVVKFSLPENEKQILASKYELYLPSEKQLLAELNKKIKINKD